A window from Pseudomonas sp. MRSN 12121 encodes these proteins:
- a CDS encoding response regulator transcription factor, with product MTRILTIEDDAVTAREIVAELSSHGLDVDWVDNGREGLVRAVSGDYDLITLDRMLPELDGLAIVTTLRTIGVSTPILMISALSDVDERVRGLRAGGDDYLTKPFASDEMAARVEVLLRRKSTVQEFETSLRVADLELNLISREATRADQLLSLLPTEYKLLEFLMRNTGQILSRMMIFEEVWGYHFDPGTNLIDVHIGRLRKKIDPPGMTPLIRTVRGSGYVIAEPL from the coding sequence ATGACTCGAATCCTGACCATCGAAGACGATGCCGTAACCGCCCGCGAGATCGTGGCCGAACTGAGCAGCCACGGGCTGGACGTGGACTGGGTCGACAACGGTCGCGAAGGCCTGGTGCGCGCCGTCAGCGGCGACTACGACCTGATCACCCTCGACCGCATGCTGCCGGAGCTGGACGGCCTGGCGATCGTCACCACCTTGCGCACCATCGGCGTGTCGACGCCGATCCTGATGATCAGCGCCCTGTCCGACGTCGACGAGCGCGTGCGCGGCCTGCGCGCCGGTGGCGACGACTACCTGACCAAGCCCTTCGCCTCCGACGAGATGGCGGCCCGGGTCGAGGTGCTGCTGCGGCGCAAAAGCACGGTGCAGGAGTTCGAGACCAGCCTGCGGGTGGCCGACCTGGAGCTGAACCTGATCAGCCGCGAAGCGACCCGCGCCGACCAGTTGCTGAGCCTGTTGCCCACCGAATACAAGCTGCTGGAATTCCTCATGCGCAACACCGGGCAGATCCTCTCGCGGATGATGATTTTCGAGGAGGTCTGGGGTTATCACTTCGACCCGGGCACCAACCTCATCGACGTGCACATCGGCCGCCTGCGCAAGAAGATCGACCCGCCCGGCATGACCCCGCTGATCCGCACCGTGCGAGGCTCGGGTTATGTCATTGCTGAACCCCTCTAA
- the hcnA gene encoding cyanide-forming glycine dehydrogenase subunit HcnA produces MRQTERTFDIQPLQRADMTISLNGQPVTAAIGETVLSVIQSLGLRQVARNDHGQLAGAYCGMGVCHCCLVQIDGRHKRRACQTQVRPGMQVQTEVNRIVATEETP; encoded by the coding sequence ATGCGCCAGACCGAACGAACCTTCGATATCCAGCCGTTGCAACGGGCGGATATGACCATCAGCCTCAATGGCCAGCCGGTGACGGCGGCGATCGGCGAAACCGTGCTCAGCGTCATTCAGTCCCTGGGGCTGCGCCAGGTGGCGCGCAACGACCACGGCCAGCTGGCCGGCGCCTATTGCGGCATGGGCGTGTGCCACTGCTGCCTGGTGCAGATCGACGGCCGCCACAAGCGCCGTGCCTGCCAGACCCAGGTGCGTCCGGGCATGCAGGTGCAGACCGAAGTCAACCGCATCGTCGCGACGGAGGAAACGCCATGA
- the hcnB gene encoding cyanide-forming glycine dehydrogenase subunit HcnB, protein MSLNPLIVGGGPAGMAAAIELAEHGVRSTLVDEASRLGGVVYRGPLRDGVQLDYLGPRYCEALAKLHGAFSDCEQMIDVRLNHRVVGAEGKDSLILLDADEQLQEVAYSQLLLAAGCHERSVPFPGWTLPGVMLLGGLQLQIKSGVVKPRGPVVIAGTGPLLPLVACQLHASGANVAAVYEACAFGRIAKESLALLNKPQLFLDGLSMLAYLKLHRIPMHYGWGVVEAQGTDGLESVSVAPYSARWEPDLSRRQQVAAQTLAVGYGFIPRTQLSQQMGLNHGFSHDGYLRATANVWQQSSEPHIHLAGDMGGIRGGEAAMLTGRIAALSILMQRDVLSNEAALERRQKYQNKLASISRFRAAVDRYTERGTGQIDLPAADTLICRCEHATRGDIDRALEQGVQDMASLKMRTRVSMGDCQGRMCVGYCSDRLRQATGRQDVGWLRPRFPLDPIPFSAFPQPSKDAVNHE, encoded by the coding sequence ATGAGCCTCAATCCGTTGATCGTCGGCGGAGGCCCGGCCGGCATGGCCGCCGCCATCGAACTGGCCGAGCATGGCGTGCGCAGCACCCTGGTCGACGAGGCCTCGCGCCTGGGCGGGGTGGTCTATCGCGGGCCGCTGCGCGACGGTGTGCAACTGGACTACCTGGGGCCGCGCTACTGCGAAGCCCTGGCCAAACTGCACGGCGCGTTTTCCGACTGCGAACAGATGATCGATGTGCGCCTGAACCACCGGGTGGTGGGCGCCGAAGGCAAGGACAGCCTGATCCTGCTGGATGCCGACGAGCAGCTGCAGGAAGTGGCGTACTCGCAATTGCTCCTGGCCGCCGGCTGCCACGAGCGCAGCGTGCCGTTTCCCGGCTGGACCCTGCCCGGGGTGATGCTGCTGGGCGGCTTGCAGTTGCAGATCAAGAGCGGCGTGGTCAAGCCGCGCGGGCCGGTGGTGATCGCCGGCACCGGGCCGCTGCTGCCGCTGGTGGCCTGCCAGTTGCATGCCAGCGGCGCCAACGTGGCGGCGGTCTACGAGGCGTGCGCCTTTGGCCGGATCGCCAAGGAAAGCCTGGCGCTGCTGAACAAGCCGCAACTGTTCCTCGACGGCCTGAGCATGCTCGCCTACCTCAAGCTGCACCGCATTCCCATGCATTACGGCTGGGGCGTGGTCGAGGCCCAGGGCACGGACGGGCTGGAGAGCGTCAGCGTGGCGCCGTACTCGGCGCGCTGGGAGCCGGACCTGTCGCGCCGGCAGCAGGTCGCCGCGCAGACCCTGGCGGTGGGCTACGGCTTTATCCCGCGCACCCAGCTCAGCCAGCAGATGGGCCTCAACCACGGCTTCAGCCACGACGGCTACCTGCGCGCCACGGCCAACGTCTGGCAGCAGAGCAGTGAGCCGCACATCCACCTGGCGGGCGACATGGGCGGGATCCGCGGCGGCGAGGCGGCGATGCTCACCGGGCGCATCGCCGCGCTGTCGATCCTGATGCAGCGCGATGTGCTGAGCAACGAGGCGGCCCTGGAGCGGCGCCAGAAGTACCAGAACAAATTGGCGTCCATCAGCCGCTTCCGCGCGGCGGTGGACCGCTACACCGAGCGCGGCACCGGGCAGATCGACCTGCCGGCCGCCGACACCCTGATCTGCCGGTGCGAGCACGCGACCCGCGGCGACATCGACCGCGCCCTGGAGCAGGGCGTGCAAGACATGGCCAGCCTGAAGATGCGCACCCGGGTGAGCATGGGCGACTGCCAGGGGCGGATGTGTGTCGGCTATTGCAGCGACCGCCTGCGCCAGGCCACCGGGCGCCAGGATGTGGGCTGGCTGCGCCCGCGTTTCCCGCTGGACCCGATTCCGTTTTCCGCTTTCCCTCAACCGAGCAAGGATGCTGTGAATCATGAGTAA
- the hcnC gene encoding cyanide-forming glycine dehydrogenase subunit HcnC — translation MSKFYDVVIAGGGVIGASCAYQLSKRKNLRVALIDAKRPGNATRASAGGLWAIGESVGLGCGVIFFRMMSARNKRQANGAAVQVDASTPHILPQSFFDFALQSNALYPQLHQELRERHGMDFKFERTGLKFVIYDDEDRLYAEHIVACIPHLADQVRWLDQAALRAAEPNVSHDAQGALEFLCDHQVNPFRLADAYTEGARQNGVDMYFNTNVTGVLHQGNRVSGVQTAEAGLFHCDTLINAAGAWAAELSLQATGASIPVKPVKGQILLTERMPKLLNGCLTTSDCYMAQKDNGEILIGSTTEDKGFDISTTYREIQGLVQGAVRCVPELEQVNLKRCWAGLRPGSPDELPILGPMCGVEGYLNACGHFRTGILTSAITGVLLDRLVNDEPLPLDITPFLADRFGLQAVAPLQVALA, via the coding sequence ATGAGTAAGTTCTACGACGTGGTCATCGCTGGCGGCGGTGTGATTGGCGCCTCCTGTGCCTACCAGCTGTCCAAGCGCAAGAACCTGCGGGTGGCGCTGATCGACGCCAAGCGTCCGGGCAACGCGACCCGGGCCTCGGCGGGCGGCCTGTGGGCCATCGGCGAGTCGGTGGGGCTGGGCTGCGGGGTGATCTTCTTTCGCATGATGTCGGCCCGCAACAAGCGCCAGGCCAACGGTGCGGCGGTGCAGGTGGATGCCAGCACGCCGCATATCCTGCCGCAGTCTTTCTTCGACTTCGCCCTGCAATCCAACGCCCTCTACCCGCAGCTGCACCAGGAGCTGCGCGAGCGCCATGGCATGGACTTCAAGTTCGAGCGCACCGGGCTGAAGTTCGTGATCTACGACGACGAGGACCGGCTGTACGCCGAGCACATCGTGGCCTGCATTCCACACTTGGCGGACCAGGTGCGCTGGCTCGACCAGGCGGCGTTGCGCGCGGCCGAGCCGAACGTCAGCCACGACGCCCAGGGCGCCCTGGAATTCCTCTGCGACCACCAGGTCAACCCGTTCCGCCTGGCCGATGCATACACCGAAGGCGCGCGGCAGAACGGCGTGGACATGTACTTCAACACCAACGTCACCGGCGTGCTGCACCAGGGCAACCGGGTCAGCGGGGTGCAGACCGCGGAAGCCGGGCTCTTCCACTGCGACACCCTGATCAACGCCGCCGGCGCCTGGGCCGCCGAACTGAGCCTGCAGGCCACGGGCGCGAGCATTCCGGTGAAGCCGGTCAAGGGCCAGATCCTGCTCACCGAGCGCATGCCCAAGCTGCTCAACGGCTGCCTGACCACCAGCGATTGCTACATGGCGCAGAAGGACAACGGCGAGATCCTGATCGGCAGCACCACCGAGGACAAGGGCTTCGACATCAGCACCACCTACCGGGAAATCCAGGGCCTGGTGCAGGGCGCGGTGCGCTGCGTGCCGGAGCTCGAACAGGTCAACCTCAAGCGCTGCTGGGCCGGCCTGCGCCCGGGCTCGCCGGACGAACTGCCGATCCTCGGGCCGATGTGCGGGGTGGAAGGCTACCTCAACGCCTGCGGGCATTTCCGCACCGGCATCCTGACCTCGGCGATCACCGGCGTGCTGCTGGACCGCCTGGTCAACGACGAGCCGCTGCCGCTGGACATCACCCCGTTCCTCGCCGACCGTTTCGGCTTGCAGGCGGTGGCGCCGTTGCAGGTGGCGCTGGCCTAA
- a CDS encoding glutathione S-transferase N-terminal domain-containing protein — protein MKLIGMLDSPYVRRVALTLKRLEIPFEHEALSVFRTFEQFQQVNPVVKAPTLVCDDGTVLMDSSLIIDYLEALAGRSLLPAAPQARARDLRLIGLALAACEKSVQIYYEYQLRPAEKQHEPWLERVRGQLAAAYGELEKELEKRPLATDGGIDQAGISLAVAWSFTQLVVAEHLEAARYSRVKAFAQYAEGLELFVSTPLV, from the coding sequence ATGAAACTCATCGGCATGCTCGACTCGCCCTACGTACGCCGCGTCGCCCTGACCCTCAAGCGCCTGGAAATTCCGTTCGAGCATGAGGCGCTGTCGGTGTTTCGCACCTTCGAGCAGTTCCAGCAGGTCAACCCGGTGGTCAAGGCGCCGACCCTGGTCTGCGACGACGGCACGGTGCTGATGGATTCGAGCCTGATCATCGACTACTTGGAGGCCCTGGCCGGCCGCAGCCTGTTGCCGGCGGCGCCCCAGGCGCGGGCCCGCGACCTGCGGTTGATCGGCCTGGCCCTGGCGGCGTGCGAGAAGTCGGTGCAGATCTACTACGAGTACCAGCTGCGCCCCGCGGAGAAACAGCACGAGCCGTGGCTGGAGCGGGTTCGCGGGCAACTGGCGGCGGCCTATGGCGAGCTGGAAAAGGAACTGGAGAAGCGCCCGCTGGCCACCGACGGCGGCATCGATCAGGCCGGCATCAGCCTGGCCGTGGCCTGGAGCTTTACCCAGCTGGTGGTGGCCGAGCATCTGGAGGCTGCGCGGTATTCCCGGGTCAAGGCGTTCGCGCAGTACGCCGAAGGGTTGGAGCTGTTTGTCAGTACGCCGTTGGTTTGA
- a CDS encoding MurR/RpiR family transcriptional regulator, which produces MSRTDQPAMNENLPDSDLASPPVNAERLLQLITQEYESLPRQLKRIASYMSQQSDRIMVDRISDIARECEVHPSAIVRFSQRFGFSGFSEMQALFREAYTHKTTPVQNYQQRIRSMIANKSQKASGGDLARECINATLSGIERLGLELDDTAFDRAVDLVVNADNIYVVGVRRSFAVADYLVYNLQHTNKRIHLVSGLGGSYREQMRSIRPNDLVIAISFTPYAKETQHCLRIAQHHQAKTLIITDSTLSPLAKRANTVLLVNEGSSFAFRSLSATLCLCQALFIAVAYRLELKVDEMHEQAGFED; this is translated from the coding sequence ATGTCCCGCACCGATCAGCCGGCCATGAACGAGAACCTGCCAGACAGCGACCTCGCCAGCCCCCCGGTCAACGCCGAGCGCCTGCTGCAGCTGATCACCCAGGAATACGAAAGCCTGCCGCGCCAGCTCAAGCGCATCGCCAGCTACATGAGCCAGCAGAGCGACCGGATCATGGTCGACCGCATCAGCGACATCGCCCGCGAATGCGAGGTGCACCCGTCGGCCATCGTGCGCTTTTCCCAGCGCTTCGGCTTCAGTGGCTTCAGCGAAATGCAGGCGCTGTTCCGCGAGGCCTACACCCACAAGACCACCCCGGTTCAGAACTACCAGCAGCGCATCCGCAGCATGATCGCCAACAAGTCGCAGAAGGCCAGCGGCGGCGACCTGGCGCGCGAATGCATCAATGCCACCCTGTCGGGCATCGAGCGCCTGGGCCTGGAACTGGACGACACGGCGTTCGACCGGGCCGTGGACCTGGTGGTCAACGCCGACAACATCTACGTGGTCGGCGTGCGCCGCTCGTTCGCCGTGGCCGACTACCTGGTGTACAACCTGCAGCACACCAACAAGCGCATCCACCTGGTCTCGGGCCTGGGCGGCAGCTACCGCGAGCAGATGCGCAGCATCCGCCCCAACGACCTGGTGATCGCCATCAGCTTCACCCCCTACGCCAAGGAGACCCAGCACTGCCTGCGCATCGCCCAGCACCACCAGGCCAAGACCCTGATCATCACCGACAGCACCCTGTCGCCCCTGGCCAAGCGCGCCAACACGGTGCTGCTGGTCAACGAAGGCAGCTCCTTCGCCTTCCGCTCCCTGAGCGCCACCCTGTGCCTGTGCCAGGCGCTGTTCATCGCCGTGGCCTACCGCCTGGAACTGAAGGTCGACGAGATGCATGAACAGGCAGGGTTCGAGGACTAG